DNA sequence from the Octopus bimaculoides isolate UCB-OBI-ISO-001 chromosome 22, ASM119413v2, whole genome shotgun sequence genome:
ctggtttcaccagtcctcagtcaaatcgtccaacccatgctagcatggaaagcagacgttaaacgatgatgatgatgaactaagtgtagtgtatatttaaaaaagattttttttttgtacatgagAATGAAGTTAAACTAGAGGATATAGTGTATAAAGGACTGCTGGAATGTAACGTAAACAAGTATTAAAGGTGTAGCAAtacttaaagagagagagagagaaaaagctaCATGAGATGGAGTTGTGTTTGTGTAAGAATTAATATTCGTTTGTATGTATTAAGTGTAaggtaaaaacaagtaaaaaaaaaaacagaaaaaagaagcctagtacttattctaacagtctctttttTCAAACCCCTAgtcacaggaatgtaaacaaaccagcatcggtcatcaagtgatagtgggggagcaaacacagacacaaatacacacacataaacgacgggtttctttcagtttccatctaccaaatccactcacaaggctttgatcggccgaagatatagcaggagacacttgcccaaggtgccacgcagtgggactgaactcggaaccatttggttgggaagcaagcttcttaccacacacccacacctgtgcTTATAGGGGACGTTAACAAttcaattagaaataattatgcaatgaagccaaaaaaaaaaagattttgactAACATTATTACAACCACTTCAActagtatgggagacaactccatACATGCTTTACCCTTATGACATCATCAGCACTTGCACAACATTTACTACATTGCCTCTCCACTTATTGTCTCACCTCTATTATTGCATAAATCAATGTTCCACTCAATTTCCTGtcctcccccctctctcgctttctctcttcttACAACTATTCTACCAATCACTCACTTGAACCACTCCGCTTCTCGAAGAACAACGAGAAGCTTGTTCAACAAggtcgtttgacctgctagaagtagcaatcaaatttctctcaaatcacaccatatcaCCTTAACAGAAAGGAAGGTTGTAGATAGAATGAAGACCTATGTCTGGAAAAAAcacatagtgataataataaaagatagaagTTTATGACAGAGTGTCTTTTATATTAAACTGTAATCGATCGGGGCTGATAGtctaaacaaataacaaaatcatAAAACGACACATGAACACATCataaacaagggagataatttggAATTttcctaaatatacatacatgaatatgtttgtatgagtgtgtgtgtatatatatatatatatatatatatatatatatatataagagagagagacttgtATTTACAGTAGGAATAAAAGAGTACTCATTACCATAACGATTATTAAATATGAGCAGGTAGAtaggattttaaaataattttagtatcaaaattagagaaatatataaagtaattaaattaGCAACTAGACGCtctaattacttttattttatttattttcatcttcaacAATTATATTGTTTAGTTGCATTCGCATACTTATTTTGCATTCATTTCCGTTTTTAGTGACTTAAACACAtcgtgtttaaaaaaaaaaaaaaaaaaaagtgaaaatggaaTTAAGGGGAAAAATGACaagatttaaattttttaaaaagggtGTCTAAACGGAAAAAAATTAATTCGAAGAAATATAGCATCCACTAAAGTTCAAATCGCTTTTTAACTTTTACTAttatcagtcattggactgcggccccagtatttattctgccaagcctgttacttattctatcggtggtttttgctgaatcgctgggttacagagaaaaaaacaaacgagcaccggttgtcaagcggtagtaagggtcaaaggtatacacacacatatatgtaatgtgtgtgtattagcttcctacagtttctgtctaccaaatccactcacaaggttttggtaggcCCCGAAGCAAGAGTAGTAGTGTTTTAACGTGCCGCGTAGTgtaactgaacccgaaaccatgtggtttggtaaCACGTTTCTTACCACACGACCATGCCTGATAAATAATGTGATAATGCCTCAAGAAGTTACTTCCAAATCGTGTTTCTCGTTTTATTGTAAgtcattattcattaattaaccttaaaataataataataaatattttatttatttgttgtcatAAGGACGCTGGGTAAAAGAGACATTACAGGAAAATGAATTAACTTTTATTCGTTCCTATCGTAATATCTAAGTTTCAAAGACTCGGATTTCTAATACCATTTTTTACTCacgcaccactaccatcaccaatttttttaattttattttatttcataaattcttCATGGAGCTATTTTAAATGACAGCATTTATAGTTAAAGTAAGAAGACTGTTGGAaactgtgagagaaagaaaaagagaaggacgaatatagatagatagagatagataggtagatagatagatagataggtatatagatagataggtatatagatagatagatagatagatagataggtatatagatagataggtaggtaggtatatagatagacagataggtaggtatataggtatatagatagatagataggtatatagatagatagatagataggtatatagatagatagatagataggtatatagatagatagatagatagataggtatatagatagataggtaggtaggtatatagatagacagataggtaggtatatagctaaatagatagataggtatatagatagatagataggtatatagatagatagatagatagatagataggtatatagatagatagatagatagataggtatatagatagatagataggtatatagatagatagatagataggtaggtatatagatagatagataaataggtaggtatatagatagataagtaggtatatagataggtagatatgctGTAATTTAAGATTATATTCATTAACacgatgaataaataaacataccgCATCTGAGAAATTCCTTCCTAGGAACCTGGTGAACCAGTTAGCGGTGCCGGCGAAATCCAAAATCTTTTTCTCCTTCGctatttctctcgctctctctgtgaTCATATCCCGTGTTAATTCATCTAGTTTATCGTTAGTATAGAAACTGTTGATCCAGCTGGCAAGTTCCCGGTCCATTTCCCGCACTCTGGTCAGTTGACGGGTTCCACGTCTCTTGGAAATGGTCTCGCCCTTGCCAAGGGTTTTACCGTTAGTCttggtagtggtcgtggtggtttTGGTCGTCCTCGTGTGGGTGGTAGAATTAGAAACATCGTCCGCGGAATTATCCCGTGTGGTTTTAACAGCAGAACTTTGATTGCTCACGTCGTTAAAGTCGGGGTTAACAGAAGTGAAAGACATGGGCGAAGACACCGAAAGTTCCAATTCCAATTCGGGTTCGGTTTCCAAATCGGGCGGTTCTTCGGCATCGACATAGTTCGATTTATCCGTCGTCGAATCCACATCTTTGTTGTTACTCGTTTGGTCTTCGTGTTCGGGTGTTTTGGATGACAGAGAATTGTTCATGGCACCGGTGTTCTTCAGTACCGTCGTCATATCTTTGGACATCGTCGGTGCTTTGATGCtcaaacctttattattattattattattattattattattacaactactgatgttattttttattagtgttgctgctactgatgaCAACACAGCATTTACTGTCTTTAATTGATATAAATCCTTTGTTCCACCGTCCTCCTTTCAAAGCGGCACAACTGCTGTCGCCGCCGACAGACGGCGCTCACTGTCATCCCATTCATTCatccgtttttttaaattttcaaatatcattttaattcattcctcttactatatatatttctgtatgtatatacgtatatgagagACAGGCAGGAGTTCCCTCGGCATCAAGAAATTAAAACAagctttattaattatatattctgttttttaaAGTAGGGAAAACAAAGTTTCTTTTAACTGGTATGTTTACTACAAATGAGATTATTAGAGACGTATGGGAAATGAAGCTGTTTCAAATGAACTGACAAAAAGTTTCTCACAACTCAAAACCTCATAAATCTCTCTTAGatctttatctcactctctctctccctcactctatctgtctctttctctctccctctttgtctgcctgtctgtctctttttctcactatcactttctctttccccctctgtctgtcagtctctctctccttcttgctCTCCCTCTATGtagctatctttctctctccctctctgtcggtctgtttctctgtctctcactctcactctctctctccacctctgtctgtctgtctttctccctatctatctatctatctatttctttatcactctctcactctctttctctccctatctcccccaccccacccccaggtATAGCTGTGCACTTAATAAACTCACTTTATAACCATTTAGTGtcaggttctgttccactgcatAACACTTTGGGGCACatatgtcttcttctatagctccaggctgatcaaagacttgagagtgaattcggtagatggaaactgtgtggaatctcatcatgtatacacatatacacatcatcatcatcatcatgttaacgtccatgttccatactggctcaggttggatggtttgataaggATCTGATGAGTCAGAGGACTGCCTCATACTCTAGTGTCTGCTTCGGCATAGTTCCTACTGTTGAGATCACCCTATGGCCCACAAGTCCACAATTCTAGGGAGGAAGGATGCTTCATCTGTATggttggcgatatgctgtgcttgagaggacccgtccaaccaagtgaaatcatagttgtggctgatgctggtgtcacatcaaaatcaccttttgagtgttgggcctcacggaagcaaagtcacacatgaaaagctcctttcaagtgtagGGACTCACCGGAGCAATGATgaatgatcgagacctttggcattatatcgtgcttgagaagaagacccatcaagccaagtaaaatcacagtcatggcagatactggtgtcacacaaatggcacccgtgccggtagcacatatAAGCACCTATTAcgctctttgagtggttggcattaggaagggcattcagcagtAGAGATTAGGTCACAACACACAATTGTATTTGGAAcagcttaaaacaaaaaaaaataaaacaagaattgtAAACAGTTTAAGTATTTTATTGAGTTTGAACAATACAAAATTAATCTTTAGAAAATCAACTTTTAACaacaaatgtgcatgtgtgtatatatattttattagaggTTGGGTTAACCTCATGAcgggatggtttcatccaagg
Encoded proteins:
- the LOC106880776 gene encoding uncharacterized protein LOC106880776 produces the protein MSKDMTTVLKNTGAMNNSLSSKTPEHEDQTSNNKDVDSTTDKSNYVDAEEPPDLETEPELELELSVSSPMSFTSVNPDFNDVSNQSSAVKTTRDNSADDVSNSTTHTRTTKTTTTTTKTNGKTLGKGETISKRRGTRQLTRVREMDRELASWINSFYTNDKLDELTRDMITERAREIAKEKKILDFAGTANWFTRFLGRNFSDASVSKQLKMLSFANPGKFMEDFDPERSAREMRKMNRRIYRENVKKNQMYDEAGRLLDNSKDVCDCLDEDCPGCHFPCRKCGSEKCGTECRCNRKWVYELVEIEGTNLVISNSSLP